In Blastopirellula sediminis, the following proteins share a genomic window:
- a CDS encoding sodium:solute symporter family protein: MFEITPLLGFFEMSSTVWTYIFVTITFFIYIYIGWQSRVKETSEFYVAGGGVPAVANGAATAADWMSAASFLSMTGLIAASGYDGTVYLLGWTGGYVLLALLLAPYLRKFGQFTVPDFVGKRYYSETARIVAALCAVFVSITYVAGQMRGVGLVFSHFLKVPVEYGVVIGMVIVAFFAVLGGMKGITWTQVVQFFVLILAFLIPSIALSKMLTDSYIPQLGFVTGDIHDRVDALHAELGFKAYTEPFTNRSQLNVFLTMFALMAGTAGLPHVIVRFYTVANVRAARYSAGWALLFIALLYTAAPTMALFARYNLLSTLNGAKVVNIDEAENDDGEKTGQKIYHLASVGEDGTEKPIHWINTWQVTHLIEFDDKDGDGVISLKKDGDKYAEATIDKDILVLATPEVAGLPAWIVAIVATGGLAAALSTAAGLLLVISSSIAHDLYIHFVDPHASEAKRLTVARIMILLAIVVAGYFGIIKPGFIGEVVAFAFGLAAASFFPIVFLGIFDRRTNREGAICGMVVGILFTGGYILACKANVILPFLFSEPLITPMFAGWTEGGISPESIGAVGCALNFIVTLVVSRLTPAPPEEIQQLVDEVRIPRGSHAPEAHFDESDAEADNP; encoded by the coding sequence ATGTTTGAAATTACCCCCCTGCTCGGCTTCTTCGAGATGTCGAGCACCGTCTGGACGTACATCTTCGTCACGATCACCTTCTTCATCTATATCTACATCGGCTGGCAAAGCCGGGTGAAGGAAACGAGCGAGTTTTACGTCGCCGGCGGCGGCGTTCCTGCGGTCGCCAACGGTGCGGCCACGGCGGCCGACTGGATGAGCGCTGCGTCGTTCCTCTCGATGACCGGTTTGATCGCCGCCAGCGGTTACGACGGCACCGTTTATCTGCTCGGCTGGACCGGCGGTTACGTGCTCCTGGCGCTGCTGTTGGCTCCTTATCTGCGGAAGTTCGGGCAGTTCACCGTTCCCGACTTCGTCGGCAAACGTTACTACAGCGAAACCGCTCGCATCGTCGCCGCGCTCTGCGCCGTCTTCGTTTCGATCACTTACGTCGCCGGGCAGATGCGCGGCGTCGGGCTCGTCTTCTCCCACTTCCTGAAAGTGCCGGTCGAATACGGGGTGGTGATCGGGATGGTGATCGTCGCTTTCTTCGCCGTGCTCGGTGGGATGAAAGGGATTACCTGGACGCAGGTCGTGCAGTTCTTCGTGCTGATCCTCGCCTTTTTGATTCCGTCGATCGCTCTCTCGAAGATGCTGACCGACAGCTACATTCCGCAGCTCGGCTTCGTCACCGGCGACATTCACGACCGAGTTGACGCTCTGCATGCGGAGCTTGGTTTTAAGGCCTATACCGAGCCGTTTACCAACCGCTCGCAGCTGAACGTCTTTTTGACGATGTTCGCCCTGATGGCCGGCACCGCCGGCCTGCCGCACGTGATCGTCCGCTTTTACACCGTCGCCAACGTCCGGGCCGCTCGCTATAGCGCGGGCTGGGCGTTGTTGTTTATTGCGTTGCTCTACACGGCGGCGCCGACGATGGCCCTGTTCGCTCGGTACAACCTGCTGAGCACGCTGAACGGCGCCAAGGTGGTCAACATCGACGAAGCGGAAAACGACGACGGCGAAAAAACCGGCCAGAAGATTTATCACCTGGCCTCGGTCGGCGAGGATGGAACCGAAAAGCCGATCCACTGGATCAACACCTGGCAAGTGACCCACCTGATCGAGTTTGACGACAAGGATGGAGACGGCGTCATCTCGCTCAAAAAGGATGGAGATAAATACGCCGAAGCGACTATCGACAAAGACATCCTGGTTCTGGCCACCCCGGAAGTGGCCGGCTTGCCCGCCTGGATCGTGGCGATCGTCGCCACCGGCGGCCTAGCCGCGGCTCTCAGCACTGCCGCCGGTTTGCTGCTGGTCATCTCAAGCTCGATCGCGCATGACCTTTACATCCACTTCGTCGATCCGCACGCCTCGGAAGCGAAGCGCCTGACGGTCGCTCGCATCATGATCTTGTTGGCGATCGTGGTCGCCGGTTATTTCGGGATCATCAAGCCAGGCTTTATCGGCGAAGTGGTGGCGTTCGCCTTCGGTCTGGCGGCGGCCAGCTTCTTCCCGATCGTCTTCCTGGGGATCTTCGATCGTCGCACCAATCGCGAAGGAGCGATCTGCGGCATGGTGGTCGGGATCTTGTTCACCGGCGGCTACATCCTGGCCTGCAAAGCGAACGTCATCCTGCCGTTCCTCTTCAGCGAGCCGCTGATTACGCCGATGTTCGCCGGTTGGACTGAGGGGGGCATTTCTCCCGAGTCGATCGGAGCGGTCGGCTGTGCACTCAACTTTATCGTGACGCTGGTCGTCAGCCGCCTGACCCCGGCCCCGCCGGAAGAAATCCAGCAGTTGGTCGACGAGGTCCGCATTCCCCGCGGCTCGCACGCCCCGGAAGCCCACTTCGACGAAAGCGACGCCGAAGCGGACAACCCGTAA
- a CDS encoding DUF4212 domain-containing protein: MSSPQDEQPSAASARPNVAYWRANLLVIVIMMLIWAVVSFGCSVFFVEPLNAWHIGSLPLGFWFGHQGAMYVFVVLVFAYALIMDQLDKKYGVKE; this comes from the coding sequence ATGTCTTCCCCCCAAGATGAACAACCTTCGGCCGCTTCTGCGCGCCCGAACGTCGCTTATTGGCGAGCCAATCTCCTCGTCATCGTAATCATGATGCTCATCTGGGCAGTCGTCTCGTTCGGCTGTTCGGTCTTCTTCGTCGAGCCCCTAAACGCCTGGCATATCGGCAGTCTCCCCCTCGGATTCTGGTTCGGCCACCAAGGGGCGATGTACGTCTTCGTCGTGCTGGTCTTCGCTTACGCGTTGATCATGGACCAACTCGATAAGAAGTACGGGGTGAAGGAATAG
- a CDS encoding metallophosphoesterase family protein — protein sequence MPASQPVRLDRRAFLQGSTLLLTAAGSSLALAAESSIDLRVGLITDLHHADKPPAGTRYYRETLGKLMEASDKLSAAKLDMMVELGDLIDAASDVETELGYLKTVNDEFQKICGDRHYVLGNHCVDTLTKAEFLGAVGKEESYYSFDRGNWHFVVLDSCFTSEGKHYQRKNFVWTDANVPQKELKWLADDLAANDKPTVVFAHQRLDNAGSHMVRNAADVRTILELSKNVKAVFQGHSHKNDYQQLDGIHYCTLVAMVEGSGAEHNGYSLLELLSDGSLRLEGFRNQDDYSWNA from the coding sequence ATGCCAGCCTCCCAACCGGTCCGCCTGGACCGCCGTGCGTTTTTGCAAGGTTCTACGCTGCTGCTGACTGCCGCCGGCAGTTCGCTCGCCTTGGCCGCCGAAAGTTCGATCGACCTGCGCGTCGGCTTGATCACCGACCTGCACCACGCCGACAAACCGCCGGCAGGAACGCGTTACTATCGCGAGACCCTCGGCAAGTTGATGGAAGCGAGCGACAAGCTCTCGGCGGCGAAGCTCGACATGATGGTGGAGCTGGGAGACTTGATCGACGCGGCCAGCGATGTCGAAACTGAGCTCGGCTATCTGAAGACGGTCAACGACGAGTTCCAGAAGATCTGCGGCGATCGTCACTATGTGCTCGGCAACCATTGCGTCGACACGCTGACCAAGGCCGAATTCCTGGGCGCCGTCGGCAAAGAGGAGTCGTACTACTCCTTCGATCGGGGCAATTGGCACTTCGTGGTGTTGGACTCTTGCTTCACCAGCGAAGGGAAGCATTACCAGCGGAAGAACTTCGTCTGGACCGACGCCAACGTGCCGCAGAAAGAGCTGAAGTGGCTCGCCGACGACCTGGCCGCCAACGACAAGCCGACGGTCGTCTTCGCCCATCAGCGGTTGGATAACGCCGGCAGTCACATGGTCCGCAACGCCGCCGACGTCCGGACGATTCTCGAATTGTCGAAGAACGTCAAGGCGGTCTTCCAAGGACACAGCCACAAAAACGACTACCAGCAGCTCGACGGGATCCACTACTGCACGCTGGTCGCAATGGTCGAAGGAAGCGGCGCCGAACACAACGGCTACTCGCTGCTGGAACTGTTGTCGGACGGCTCGCTGCGGCTGGAAGGCTTCCGGAACCAGGACGACTACAGCTGGAACGCGTAA
- a CDS encoding phosphoglycerate kinase, which yields MAKKSIADVDVAGKTVLMRVDFNVPLDDAGNVTDARRVEMALPSIKSVLDRGGRLILMSHLGRPEPGADNSKYSLKPAAEALAGLIGKAVAFATDTVGSDAVAKAAALKDGDVLVLENLRFEKGEKKGDAEFAGKLAALADIYCNDAFGTCHRTDASMVAVPEAMGDKPKVSGFLVEKEIKYLTDAIKSPQRPFVAILGGAKVSDKIMVIKNLLGICDKVLIGGAMAYTFSLATGGKVGGSLVEKDKVDLAKELIAAGGDKLVLPVDTHCGDAFKGDCNKVICAAGEIPDGFEGLDIGPETSKMYADLVKSAKTVVWNGPMGVFEMPPFDEGTKAVAQAIADGDAISIIGGGDSAAAIAQLGFADQVSHVSTGGGASLSMLEGQKFAAVDLLDEK from the coding sequence ATGGCCAAAAAATCGATCGCCGACGTCGACGTCGCTGGCAAAACCGTCCTGATGCGCGTCGATTTCAACGTTCCGCTGGATGACGCCGGGAATGTGACCGACGCCCGCCGCGTCGAAATGGCGTTGCCGTCGATCAAGTCGGTCCTCGACCGCGGCGGCCGCTTGATTTTGATGAGCCACTTGGGTCGTCCCGAACCGGGCGCCGACAACTCGAAGTACAGCCTGAAGCCGGCCGCCGAAGCGCTGGCCGGGCTGATCGGCAAAGCGGTCGCCTTCGCCACCGATACGGTCGGCAGCGACGCCGTCGCCAAAGCGGCCGCGCTGAAGGACGGCGACGTCCTGGTGCTGGAAAACCTCCGCTTTGAAAAAGGGGAGAAGAAAGGTGACGCCGAGTTCGCCGGCAAGCTCGCCGCGCTGGCCGACATCTACTGCAACGACGCCTTCGGCACTTGCCACCGCACCGACGCTTCGATGGTCGCCGTGCCGGAAGCGATGGGGGACAAGCCGAAGGTCTCCGGCTTCCTGGTCGAAAAAGAAATCAAGTATCTGACCGACGCGATCAAGAGCCCCCAGCGTCCGTTCGTCGCGATCCTCGGCGGCGCCAAGGTCTCGGACAAGATCATGGTCATCAAGAACCTGCTCGGCATCTGCGACAAGGTGCTGATCGGCGGCGCCATGGCTTACACCTTCTCGCTGGCGACCGGCGGTAAGGTCGGCGGCAGCCTGGTCGAAAAAGACAAAGTCGATCTGGCGAAAGAACTGATCGCCGCCGGCGGCGACAAGCTGGTCCTGCCGGTCGACACCCATTGCGGCGACGCCTTTAAGGGGGACTGCAACAAGGTCATCTGCGCCGCTGGCGAAATCCCGGACGGCTTTGAAGGTCTCGACATCGGCCCGGAAACTTCCAAGATGTACGCCGACCTGGTGAAGAGCGCCAAGACGGTCGTCTGGAACGGTCCGATGGGCGTGTTTGAAATGCCGCCGTTCGACGAAGGGACCAAGGCCGTCGCTCAGGCGATCGCCGACGGCGACGCAATCAGCATCATCGGCGGCGGCGACAGCGCCGCGGCGATCGCCCAGCTCGGCTTCGCCGACCAGGTCTCGCACGTCTCGACCGGCGGCGGCGCGAGCCTCTCGATGCTGGAAGGCCAAAAGTTCGCGGCGGTTGATCTGCTCGACGAAAAGTAA